One genomic region from Camelus dromedarius isolate mCamDro1 chromosome 17, mCamDro1.pat, whole genome shotgun sequence encodes:
- the RPUSD3 gene encoding mitochondrial mRNA pseudouridine synthase RPUSD3 — translation MRTTLAPEMGGCRVLGQVLGGWRRGPRVHVAPETAGFGTKARHQLQPRGSSKWFRPVGNQPFPGLLRPQSLSREELVDVLKVAVVDQKGPLVTLNKPQGLPVTGKPGELTLLSVLPELSQSLGLGEKELQVVRASGKETSGLVLLSSCPQTASRLQKFFTHSQRAGRPTATYCAVTDGIPATSEGKIRAALKLEHMDGVNLVVPVKSPSRKDILEGVKKTISHFRVVATSSGCALVQLQPLTVFPSQLPVHMVLELCPVLGDHTYSARVGTVLGQRFLLPAESTKPRRQVLDEALLRRLRLTPSQAAQLPLHLHLHRLHLPGTRPQDAPIELLAPLPSYFSRTLQCLGLHYQ, via the exons ATGCGCACTACCCTCGCACCGGAGATGGGTGGCTGCCGTGTTTTGGGCCAAGTCTTGGGTGGCTGGCGGCGAGGTCCCCGGGTCCACGTAGCGCCCGAGACTGCAGGCTTTGGCACCAAGGCCCG GCATCAGCTGCAACCTCGAGGCTCCAGCAAATGGTTCCGACCCGTGGGGAACCAGCCTTTCCCGGGGCTGCTGCGGCCACAGAGCCTCAGTCGGGAGGAGCTGGTTGACGTACTGAAGGTAGCTGTAGTGGACCAAAAAG GACCTCTGGTGACGTTGAACAAGCCACAGGGTCTGCCAGTGACAG gaaaaccaggagagcTGACGTTGCTCTCAGTGCTACCGGAGCTGAGCCAGTCCCTGGGGCTCGGGGAGAAGGAGCTCCAGGTTGTCCGAGCATCTGGGAA ggagaCCTCTGGACTCGTACTCCTCTCCAGTTGTCCCCAGACAGCAAGCCGCCTCCAGAAGTTCTTCACCCACTCACAGAGAGCTGGGAGACCCACAGCCACCTACTG TGCCGTCACTGATGGGATCCCCGCTACTTCTGAGGGGAAGATCCGAGCAGCTCTGAAACTGGAACACATGGATGGGGTCAATCTT GTAGTTCCAGTGAAGTCCCCATCCCGAAAGGACATCCTGGAAGGTGTCAAGAAAACCATCAGCCACTTCCGTGTAGTGGCCACAAGCTCTGGCTGTGCCCTGGTCCAGCTGCAGCCACTGACAG TGTTTCCCAGCCAGCTGCCGGTGCACATGGTACTAGAGCTCTGCCCTGTGCTTGGGGACCACACATACTCTGCCCGCGTGGGCACTGTCCTGGGCCAGCGCTTTCTGCTGCCAGCCGAGAGCACCAAGCCCCGAAGACAG GTCCTGGATGAAGCCCTCCTCAGACGCCTCCGCCTGACCCCCTCCCAGGCTGCCCAGCTGCCCCTGCACCTCCACCTGCATCGTCTCCACCTCCCGGGCACCAGGCCCCAGGATGCACCCATCGAGCTTCTGGCACCTCTGCCCTCTTACTTCTCCAGGACCCTGCAGTGCCTGGGGCTCCACTACCAATAG